Within the Cupriavidus necator N-1 genome, the region AATGAAGTCTGTAATTCTCGGGCCTGCCAAGTCCGACTTGCAAGACTTGCGACGGTACATCATTAATAAATTTGGCAACAAGACTTGGCTTGAGACCAGAAGCAAGATTCAACAATCAATCAAGCAGGTAGAAGATTTCCCACTGAAGGGTAGCAACCCACCCGAGTTGATAGATTTCCAACCAACGAAATACTATCAAGTCATCAGCGGCATGAACAGAAT harbors:
- a CDS encoding type II toxin-antitoxin system RelE/ParE family toxin; this translates as MKSVILGPAKSDLQDLRRYIINKFGNKTWLETRSKIQQSIKQVEDFPLKGSNPPELIDFQPTKYYQVISGMNRIIYQIANDTIYIHIISDTRRDLKAILAKRLLRT